GGTATCAGGCTTAAATGAAAGACCGAGTATGGCGACTCTCTTCTTATTTAAACCCCCAGTGATCCTTTCAGCCAATTCTATTAACTTGTTAGGTCGATGATCATTCACTTCTATAGTCGCATCGATCAGAGGTGCCCTTTCCCCATACTTACTATACAAATTCTTTAATGCCTCAAGATCCTTTGGTAAACAAGAACCTCCCCAGCCAGCACCAGCCTTGAGAAACAAACTCCCAATCCTCTTATCAAGACCTATTCCCTTTGCTACTATATCTACATCTGCACCATCTATCTTCTGGCAAAGGTCTGCAACCATATTGATAAAACTTACCTTCATAGCCAAAAATGCATTATTCACATACTTTATCAATTCAGCATTCACAGCATTCGTCCTCAGTAGAGGGGGCATATCATCTCCATAGAATTCTTTATAAAACCTCTCTAATACATCTCCAGCCCTTTTATCACACTCCCCTATCACTATGCGATCTGGTTTAAAGGTATCTTCAATAGCCCTTCCCTCTCTTAAAAATTCAGGATTGGCACAGAGGCCTAAATCGATGCCCACTCTCTTCTCTGAGAACTCTTCCAATATCTTCTTTACTAGACCTTCAGTAGTGCCCGGAGGTACGGTGCTCTTAACCACTACCAAATGGTAACCCTTCTTACCCTTCAACGAAGTTGCTATACTCTTGGTTGCATACTCTACCGCTGTAAGATCTACGCTCCCATTCGGATTCGTTGGTGTGCTAACGGTTATGAATGTAAAATCTGTATTCAATATAGATTCGGTAGGGTTAGATGTGGCCTTTAAAAGACCCTTTTCACGTACTTCTTTTATCAGCTCTTCGATACCTGGCTCATAGATGTAGCATTCACCGTTATTTATGGCTGAAACCTTCTTCAGATCTATATCCACACCGATTACTGGAAAGCCTCTACTGGCCAAACACACAGCCGTCGCTAAACCGACGTAACCCAGTCCAAAGATAGACACTCTAACTTTTGATTCATACATGTTGCACTCTACCCTTAAACCACTCGATCATCTTTATTAAACCATCCTCCAAACTTACCCTAGGTTCCCATTTTAGCAAACTCTTGGCCTTCCTTATATCTGGACATCGCCTCCTCGGATCGTCCTTTCTTGCATCCTTATGAATTATAGGCGACTTCGAACCGGTCATCCTCTTAATCATCCTCGCTAGATCGATGATCTTAACTTCTTCTTCACTCCCTAAATTCATAACTTCTCTCTTAGCATCCTTAGACTCGATCATCTTCAGGAGTGCACAGATCGCATCCGTAATGTAAAGGAAG
The DNA window shown above is from Nitrososphaerales archaeon and carries:
- a CDS encoding UDP-glucose/GDP-mannose dehydrogenase family protein → MYESKVRVSIFGLGYVGLATAVCLASRGFPVIGVDIDLKKVSAINNGECYIYEPGIEELIKEVREKGLLKATSNPTESILNTDFTFITVSTPTNPNGSVDLTAVEYATKSIATSLKGKKGYHLVVVKSTVPPGTTEGLVKKILEEFSEKRVGIDLGLCANPEFLREGRAIEDTFKPDRIVIGECDKRAGDVLERFYKEFYGDDMPPLLRTNAVNAELIKYVNNAFLAMKVSFINMVADLCQKIDGADVDIVAKGIGLDKRIGSLFLKAGAGWGGSCLPKDLEALKNLYSKYGERAPLIDATIEVNDHRPNKLIELAERITGGLNKKRVAILGLSFKPDTDDMRNAVSIKIINTLINKGAIVTVFDPKAMDNARRIFGERVNYSKDVIDCIKGAECAILVTEWSEFAKLKPEDFIKYMKDPCIVDGRRVFDPKEFLKKTKFATIGLKIDGL